In the Pseudanabaena sp. PCC 7367 genome, one interval contains:
- a CDS encoding DMT family transporter has product MSERLPKRIINPTNLAPDQTKDPSQGQIWRGLVFGLIAVFGQAIGAVMSRAALTQAEISPLWSALLRLGAGTLMLWLMLMVQRQVRKWLSMITKPSTLGLIFVAAFFSTYLGIWLQQTALKYAAAGIAQTLGATSPIFILPIVAMLGEKISGRALFGAMVAIVGITLLFIY; this is encoded by the coding sequence GTGAGTGAACGTTTACCAAAAAGGATAATCAATCCAACTAATCTAGCTCCAGACCAGACTAAAGACCCATCCCAAGGCCAGATTTGGCGGGGGCTTGTTTTTGGCTTAATTGCTGTATTTGGACAGGCGATCGGTGCGGTGATGTCACGCGCGGCGCTAACCCAGGCGGAGATTTCTCCTTTGTGGAGTGCTTTACTTCGGCTAGGGGCAGGTACATTGATGCTGTGGTTAATGCTGATGGTGCAAAGACAGGTGCGCAAATGGCTGAGCATGATTACTAAACCCAGCACTCTGGGCTTGATTTTTGTTGCGGCTTTTTTCAGTACCTATCTGGGCATTTGGCTACAACAAACTGCTTTAAAGTACGCCGCCGCAGGTATTGCTCAGACTCTGGGGGCAACCAGCCCCATTTTTATTTTGCCGATCGTGGCGATGTTGGGGGAAAAGATCAGTGGCCGGGCTTTATTTGGCGCAATGGTGGCGATCGTGGGGATCACCTTGCTGTTTATTTACTAA
- the istB gene encoding IS21-like element helper ATPase IstB, translating to MEQKATQQHWAYDRFLLALCELELDYRQQNRIKRALAEAKLPTGKSFTSFDFEHCPSFKSAPLIQLAQDTAWLDRAENCLLFGPSGVGKTHLAAALGRSMIEMGKRVKFFSAYALLQHLQQAKLQLQLASILAKLDRFDLLIIDDLGYVKKSEAETSVLFELIAHRYERKSLIITANQPFSQWDHIFADDMMTVAAVDRLIHHALIVEIHADSFRKRNAVERSQK from the coding sequence ATCGAGCAGAAGGCCACCCAACAGCATTGGGCTTACGACCGGTTCTTGCTCGCTCTGTGCGAATTGGAACTGGATTATCGCCAACAGAATCGGATCAAACGAGCTCTCGCTGAGGCTAAATTACCTACTGGTAAAAGCTTTACCTCTTTCGATTTTGAACATTGCCCTAGTTTCAAATCAGCGCCACTGATCCAACTGGCACAAGATACGGCCTGGTTGGATAGGGCCGAAAACTGCTTGCTATTTGGACCTTCCGGGGTCGGTAAAACTCATCTTGCTGCTGCGCTCGGGCGCTCGATGATTGAAATGGGCAAACGGGTTAAGTTCTTCTCGGCCTATGCTTTGCTACAACATCTACAGCAAGCCAAACTACAACTTCAGCTTGCCTCTATCCTTGCCAAACTTGACCGCTTTGATTTACTCATTATTGATGATCTTGGCTATGTCAAAAAATCTGAGGCTGAAACTTCCGTCCTGTTTGAGCTGATTGCTCATCGTTATGAACGCAAAAGCCTCATCATTACTGCTAATCAGCCTTTCTCGCAATGGGATCACATCTTTGCCGATGACATGATGACTGTTGCTGCCGTTGACCGCCTCATTCATCATGCTCTCATTGTTGAAATTCATGCTGATAGTTTCCGTAAACGCAACGCTGTTGAGCGCTCGCAAAAATAA
- a CDS encoding pseudouridine synthase, which produces MAERLQKIISQYGIASRRQAEQMILDGQVRLNGAVVDELGTKADPNSDRIEVNGKLLRGDRQPDQVYLLLNKPRGFICTRSDPKGRRTVMDLLPKNFHHLYPVGRLDYDSSGAILLTNDGDLANRLLHPRHHVIKTYMVWVRGNPSHEKLAKWRQGVMLDGKPTLPAKVKVIANEAGNSKIKLEIKEGRNRQIRRVAEHLGLEVLELRRVGIANLTLKDIAPGRYRLLNAQEVEQLYADTN; this is translated from the coding sequence ATGGCAGAGCGACTGCAAAAAATAATTTCCCAATATGGGATCGCCTCACGCCGACAGGCCGAACAAATGATTCTGGATGGACAAGTGCGGCTCAATGGCGCAGTGGTAGACGAATTGGGCACGAAAGCCGATCCAAATAGCGATCGAATCGAAGTTAATGGCAAGCTGCTGCGGGGCGATCGTCAACCTGATCAGGTTTATCTATTGCTCAATAAACCGCGCGGATTTATTTGCACCCGCAGCGATCCCAAAGGGCGTAGAACCGTGATGGATTTGTTACCAAAGAATTTCCATCATCTCTATCCCGTAGGTCGGCTGGACTACGATAGCAGTGGTGCAATATTGCTCACCAACGATGGCGATCTGGCTAATCGATTGTTGCATCCGCGCCATCACGTGATCAAAACCTATATGGTTTGGGTGCGGGGCAATCCCAGTCATGAGAAATTGGCGAAATGGCGGCAGGGTGTAATGCTCGACGGCAAGCCTACTTTGCCGGCCAAGGTAAAAGTTATTGCCAATGAAGCTGGTAACAGCAAGATTAAGCTGGAAATCAAAGAAGGGCGCAATCGCCAGATCCGGCGAGTGGCTGAGCATTTGGGGTTGGAGGTGTTGGAATTGCGGCGGGTGGGGATCGCTAACCTGACACTTAAGGATATTGCCCCTGGTCGCTATCGCTTGCTGAATGCCCAGGAGGTTGAGCAACTTTACGCTGATACGAACTAA
- a CDS encoding peroxiredoxin produces the protein MAISIGDRAPDFTLVSQTGERFNLGDLLGQKSIVLYFYPKDNTPGCTKESCAFRDRYDVFQAAGAEVIGISADSAQSHQQFAGKYDLPFTLLSDPDNHVRNLFGVPKTMWVLPGRVTYVIDRNGVVKHIYDSMLDFQAHVDQALDTIKSLEAAPANTGDRVTA, from the coding sequence ATGGCAATTTCGATCGGCGATCGGGCTCCAGATTTTACACTCGTTTCCCAAACTGGTGAGCGTTTTAATCTGGGTGACTTACTTGGTCAAAAAAGTATTGTTTTGTATTTTTACCCCAAGGATAATACCCCTGGTTGTACCAAGGAATCCTGCGCATTTAGAGATCGCTACGATGTTTTTCAGGCGGCAGGTGCAGAAGTAATTGGCATTAGCGCTGACTCGGCTCAGTCCCATCAGCAGTTTGCTGGTAAATATGATCTGCCTTTTACCTTGTTGAGTGATCCTGACAATCACGTCAGAAATTTATTTGGCGTGCCCAAAACTATGTGGGTTTTGCCAGGGCGGGTTACCTATGTAATCGATCGCAATGGCGTGGTCAAGCATATCTATGACTCAATGCTAGATTTCCAAGCCCATGTCGATCAGGCTCTGGACACGATTAAATCCTTGGAAGCAGCTCCCGCTAACACAGGCGATCGCGTTACTGCCTAA
- a CDS encoding IS630 family transposase (programmed frameshift), whose amino-acid sequence MPKRYIVRLSKEEREELQNLVSTGKAAAYKIKHANILLNIDINGQNWTDAEAAATFSCHRNTVANLRQRLIEGGLESALARKPRQSAPRPHVCDGESEAKLIALRCSEPPAGHARWTLRLLADKAVELEIVPAICHETVRQVLKKNELKPHLRQQYVIPPEQNADFVAHMEDVLEIYHQPYDSKHPVICMDEKPVQLVKQTRIPLPAKSGQPELVDYEYERNGTANIFLFTEPLAGWRKAVVSERRTSVDWAIEIQRLLEQDYADCETVILVCDNLNIHKLASLYQAFAPSTARRLVERLEIHHTPKHGSWLNIAEIELSALTRQCLDRRIPDRETLEQETSAWFIERNHLQKSVDWQFTTADARIRLKRLYPQIES is encoded by the exons ATGCCTAAACGCTATATCGTCCGTTTGAGCAAGGAAGAGCGCGAAGAGCTGCAAAATCTTGTGTCTACTGGTAAGGCCGCCGCCTATAAAATCAAACATGCCAACATTCTGTTAAATATCGATATAAATGGCCAGAACTGGACAGATGCGGAAGCCGCCGCCACCTTTAGTTGCCATCGCAATACAGTAGCCAACCTGCGTCAACGATTGATTGAAGGAGGTTTAGAGTCGGCCTTGGCACGCAAACCTCGCCAAAGTGCGCCACGACCACACGTATGTGATGGAGAGTCGGAGGCAAAGCTAATAGCCTTACGTTGTAGCGAACCACCTGCTGGTCATGCTCGCTGGACATTGCGATTGCTTGCTGATAAAGCGGTGGAGTTAGAAATTGTACCAGCTATTTGTCACGAGACCGTGCGACAAGTGCTGA AAAAAAACGAACTGAAACCACATCTACGTCAACAGTATGTGATTCCACCTGAGCAAAATGCCGATTTTGTTGCTCATATGGAAGATGTACTAGAGATTTATCACCAACCCTATGATTCTAAGCATCCGGTAATTTGCATGGATGAAAAACCGGTGCAATTGGTTAAACAAACACGCATTCCATTGCCGGCTAAATCAGGACAACCAGAGTTGGTAGATTATGAATATGAGCGCAATGGCACCGCTAATATTTTCTTGTTTACAGAACCTTTGGCCGGTTGGCGTAAAGCAGTTGTGAGTGAACGCAGAACCTCAGTTGATTGGGCGATCGAAATTCAACGCTTACTTGAACAAGACTACGCCGATTGCGAGACTGTCATTTTGGTATGTGACAATTTGAACATTCACAAACTTGCCTCGCTCTATCAGGCCTTTGCTCCGTCCACTGCGCGTCGGTTGGTCGAACGGCTAGAAATTCACCATACGCCCAAACATGGAAGTTGGCTAAATATTGCCGAAATCGAGCTGTCTGCACTAACCCGACAATGTCTGGATCGACGGATCCCAGATCGAGAAACTCTTGAACAAGAAACATCAGCTTGGTTCATTGAGCGTAATCATTTGCAGAAGTCGGTAGATTGGCAATTCACAACTGCAGATGCTCGTATTCGCCTTAAGCGACTTTACCCACAAATTGAAAGCTGA
- a CDS encoding BolA family protein encodes MSPEAIQALIEQALPGASANVQDPNRDGQHFAAIVVAPQFEGLTMIKQHRLVNDAIKEHLDSGMVHAMQLKTYTPTQWQSMSVQLQ; translated from the coding sequence ATGTCTCCAGAAGCAATCCAAGCCCTGATCGAACAAGCCCTACCCGGTGCTAGTGCCAATGTTCAAGATCCCAACCGCGATGGTCAGCACTTTGCCGCGATCGTGGTTGCCCCCCAATTTGAAGGGCTAACCATGATTAAGCAACATCGCCTGGTTAATGATGCAATCAAAGAACATCTGGACAGCGGTATGGTACATGCAATGCAACTAAAAACCTATACCCCAACCCAGTGGCAATCGATGTCGGTGCAATTGCAATAA
- a CDS encoding Uma2 family endonuclease: MIIRSAAKNFALMVQPLENGDRLTREQFEYRYEMMPELKKAELIEGIVHMASPLRATAHGRPHARIMTWLGTYQAATPGIDCFDNATVRLDADNEPQPDALLRIEQGGQSQISADDYIEGAPELIVEIAASSVSIDLHAKLNVYRRNQVQEYLVWRVYDGAIDWFRLHRGRYEQLAIAADQAEGMICSAVFPGLWLDSIALLAGDMAKVLIALQQGLATTEHQAFTQQLAQRAEQVQ; the protein is encoded by the coding sequence ATGATTATTCGTAGTGCTGCCAAAAATTTTGCTTTGATGGTGCAACCGCTTGAAAATGGCGATCGCCTGACCAGGGAGCAATTTGAATATCGTTATGAAATGATGCCTGAGCTTAAAAAAGCGGAATTAATTGAAGGAATTGTACATATGGCCTCACCATTACGTGCTACAGCTCATGGCAGACCCCATGCCAGGATCATGACTTGGCTAGGCACATATCAAGCTGCTACACCAGGAATCGATTGTTTTGATAATGCCACCGTGAGGCTAGACGCAGATAATGAACCCCAACCCGATGCCCTGTTAAGAATTGAGCAAGGCGGTCAATCGCAAATTAGTGCCGATGATTACATTGAAGGGGCACCAGAATTAATTGTAGAAATTGCTGCTAGTAGTGTTTCGATCGATCTTCATGCCAAGCTCAACGTCTATCGTCGTAACCAGGTGCAAGAATACTTGGTCTGGCGGGTCTATGATGGGGCGATCGATTGGTTTCGGTTGCATCGGGGCAGATATGAGCAATTAGCAATCGCGGCTGACCAGGCAGAAGGGATGATTTGCTCAGCGGTATTCCCTGGCCTCTGGCTTGATTCGATCGCGCTTTTGGCTGGGGATATGGCTAAGGTGTTGATCGCTTTGCAACAGGGACTTGCTACAACCGAGCATCAAGCATTTACGCAGCAATTGGCTCAAAGAGCAGAACAAGTGCAGTAG
- the bchB gene encoding ferredoxin:protochlorophyllide reductase (ATP-dependent) subunit B, translating into MKLAYWMYAGPAHIGTLRIASSFKNVHAIMHAPLGDDYFNVMRSMLERERDFTPVTTSVVDRHVLAGGSGEKVVNNITRKDREDKPDLIVLTPTCTSSILQEDLENFVEQASLDSKSDVMLADVNHYRVNELQAADRTLQQIIKFYIKKARKHGNLPAGKTAKPSVNIIGMTTLGFHNQHDCTELKKLMGELGIEVNLVIPQGAHVETLKDLPKAWFNLVPYREVGLMTAEYLKTEFDMPYVDITPMGVVETARCIRAIGQILNDMGQEVDYEDYITNQTLYVSEAAWFSRSIDCQNLTGKKAVVFGDSTHAAAMTKVLAREMGIHVVWAGTYCKYDEEWFRREVSEYCDEILVTENHGDIGDAIAKTEPAAIFGTQMERHVGKRLNIPCGVIAAPIHIQNFPIGYKPFLGYEGTNQVADLVYNSFTLGMEDHLLEIFGGHDTKEVIHKGISADSDMDWDREAKELLQKVPGFVRGKVKRNTEKFARDRKIALITLEVFYAAKEAVGA; encoded by the coding sequence ATGAAGTTAGCATATTGGATGTATGCTGGGCCTGCCCACATCGGCACCCTTCGCATCGCCAGTTCGTTTAAAAACGTCCATGCGATCATGCATGCGCCCCTGGGTGATGACTATTTTAATGTGATGCGCTCCATGCTAGAGCGAGAACGCGATTTTACGCCCGTGACCACCAGCGTCGTCGATCGCCATGTCTTGGCCGGTGGATCAGGTGAAAAAGTGGTCAACAACATTACCCGTAAGGACAGAGAAGACAAGCCAGATCTGATTGTGCTCACCCCTACATGCACCTCCAGCATCCTGCAAGAGGATTTGGAAAACTTCGTCGAGCAGGCTAGCCTTGATTCTAAAAGCGATGTAATGCTGGCAGATGTGAATCATTACCGCGTCAATGAATTACAAGCCGCCGATCGTACCTTGCAGCAAATTATCAAGTTCTATATTAAGAAAGCCCGCAAGCACGGCAACCTGCCAGCAGGAAAGACCGCCAAACCCTCGGTTAATATTATCGGCATGACTACCCTGGGCTTCCACAATCAACACGATTGCACTGAGCTGAAGAAGCTAATGGGAGAATTGGGGATCGAAGTGAATCTGGTGATTCCCCAGGGCGCTCATGTGGAAACATTGAAGGATTTGCCCAAGGCCTGGTTTAATCTGGTGCCCTACCGGGAAGTGGGCTTGATGACGGCGGAATATTTAAAAACTGAATTTGACATGCCCTACGTGGACATTACGCCAATGGGTGTGGTGGAGACAGCACGCTGCATTCGGGCGATCGGTCAGATCCTCAATGACATGGGTCAAGAAGTCGATTATGAAGACTACATCACTAACCAAACCCTCTATGTTTCCGAGGCGGCCTGGTTCTCTCGATCGATCGATTGCCAGAACCTAACCGGCAAGAAAGCGGTTGTCTTTGGTGACAGCACCCACGCCGCCGCAATGACCAAAGTCCTGGCCAGGGAAATGGGCATTCATGTGGTTTGGGCTGGCACCTACTGCAAATATGATGAAGAATGGTTCCGCCGCGAAGTCAGTGAATATTGCGATGAGATTTTGGTCACGGAGAATCATGGCGACATTGGTGATGCGATCGCCAAGACAGAACCAGCCGCGATCTTTGGCACCCAGATGGAACGCCATGTGGGCAAACGCCTGAACATTCCTTGTGGGGTAATTGCGGCGCCGATTCATATCCAAAATTTCCCGATCGGCTATAAGCCATTCCTGGGTTATGAGGGCACAAACCAGGTGGCAGATCTTGTCTATAACTCATTCACCCTGGGCATGGAAGATCATCTGTTGGAAATTTTTGGCGGCCATGATACCAAGGAAGTAATCCATAAGGGGATCTCGGCAGATTCAGATATGGATTGGGATCGAGAGGCCAAAGAACTGCTCCAGAAGGTGCCTGGGTTTGTGCGCGGTAAGGTGAAGCGCAACACTGAAAAGTTTGCCCGCGATCGCAAGATTGCCTTGATCACCCTGGAGGTGTTTTACGCCGCCAAAGAAGCAGTAGGCGCTTAA
- a CDS encoding universal stress protein: MAMFNKILVAIDMSANGDRVFAAALDLAKLNQADMMLLHVLSLEEEGAPDLIAVSELGYYPGILPPDANGDRFRQQWKSYEDRCLESLHFYTDQSSAVGVKTEFTQASGSPGRAICKLAQTWAADLIVVGRRGHSGLSELILGSVSNYVLHHAPCSVLTIQSKAAKPNNGQAQSPETKETKEVKKA; the protein is encoded by the coding sequence ATGGCTATGTTTAATAAAATCCTGGTAGCGATCGATATGTCAGCAAATGGCGATCGAGTATTTGCCGCAGCGCTAGATTTGGCCAAGCTGAATCAAGCCGATATGATGCTGCTTCATGTGTTGTCCTTAGAAGAAGAAGGCGCACCGGATTTAATCGCTGTATCTGAGTTGGGCTACTATCCAGGCATTTTGCCACCCGATGCCAATGGCGATCGGTTCCGTCAGCAGTGGAAGTCCTATGAAGACAGATGCTTGGAAAGTCTACATTTTTATACTGACCAATCTAGTGCTGTTGGGGTCAAAACTGAATTTACCCAGGCTTCCGGTAGTCCTGGCCGCGCGATCTGCAAATTGGCGCAAACCTGGGCAGCGGATTTGATCGTGGTAGGCAGACGTGGGCATTCTGGCTTGAGTGAATTGATTTTGGGCAGTGTTAGTAACTATGTGTTGCACCATGCGCCTTGTTCGGTACTCACAATCCAATCGAAGGCCGCTAAGCCCAATAATGGTCAGGCTCAAAGCCCAGAGACAAAAGAGACCAAGGAAGTTAAAAAAGCTTAG
- the istA gene encoding IS21 family transposase: MSGQYIKQYQVQVYKKAREVGCNQNESAEIAGISVRSGSRIEQGKHQPKSKGERDWRTRRDPLSGVWEEELEPMLRREPRLEAMTLYEYLAEHYPGQYEQQLRTLQRRVQVWKSIHGKPQEVMFEIRHQPGEMGLSDFTELKQVEVTIKGKQYEHLLYHYRLAYSGWQYVQVIEGGESFIGLSEGLQNALHACGGVPKQHRTDNLSAAYRNMAGKRHKPLTQFYAELCEHYGMSPSRNNPGVAHENGSIESPHGHFKRRLRQALYLRGSFEFESVSAYQEFIEQVVAKLNCKCSAKFAEEKVTLQPLPRYRCADYEELTVRVTCHSTISVRCILYTVPSRLIGRQLNIHIYHNRLVGYLGQQQVVELPRLRVHGSAKIRRARCINYRHVIDSLRRKPRAFIYCTWQQDLLPNQQWRQLWQRLQADFEIDNAARIMVEALYIAAKHDRETTVADYLETQLQQGTLSLKALQQQFLLPQQQLSVPQLNVQQHSLSAYDQLLETKPEQYSEPDTQTATTLAHAPTLADYRAEGHPTALGLRPVLARSVRIGTGLSPTESDQTSSR, encoded by the coding sequence GTGTCAGGTCAATATATAAAACAATATCAAGTGCAAGTGTACAAGAAAGCACGAGAGGTCGGCTGCAATCAAAATGAGTCAGCCGAGATTGCCGGCATATCAGTCCGTAGCGGCAGCCGTATTGAGCAAGGCAAACACCAGCCCAAGAGTAAAGGTGAGCGAGATTGGCGCACCCGCCGAGATCCGCTATCAGGAGTGTGGGAGGAAGAGCTAGAGCCAATGCTTCGACGTGAGCCTCGTCTAGAGGCGATGACATTGTATGAATATCTAGCCGAGCATTATCCAGGCCAATATGAGCAACAATTGCGTACCTTACAAAGGCGAGTGCAGGTATGGAAAAGTATCCATGGCAAACCGCAGGAGGTAATGTTTGAGATCCGCCATCAGCCCGGCGAAATGGGTCTATCAGATTTTACCGAGCTCAAACAGGTGGAAGTTACCATCAAAGGGAAACAATATGAGCACCTGCTGTACCACTACCGTCTGGCCTACAGTGGCTGGCAATATGTGCAGGTAATCGAGGGTGGCGAGAGCTTTATCGGCTTGTCTGAAGGATTACAGAATGCGCTGCATGCCTGTGGTGGTGTACCAAAGCAGCATCGCACCGATAATTTGAGTGCTGCCTATCGGAATATGGCGGGCAAACGGCATAAACCACTAACCCAATTCTATGCCGAGCTATGTGAACACTATGGCATGAGTCCAAGTCGCAATAACCCAGGCGTGGCTCATGAAAATGGCTCCATCGAATCTCCCCATGGACATTTCAAGCGCCGGTTGCGCCAAGCTCTGTATTTGCGTGGCAGCTTTGAGTTTGAGTCAGTGAGTGCATATCAAGAATTTATCGAGCAGGTGGTTGCCAAGCTCAATTGTAAATGCAGCGCCAAGTTTGCCGAGGAAAAAGTAACCCTACAACCACTACCGAGATATCGCTGTGCCGATTACGAAGAATTGACGGTGCGGGTGACCTGCCACAGCACCATTTCGGTGCGCTGCATTCTTTACACGGTGCCATCAAGACTGATTGGCAGGCAGCTGAATATTCATATCTATCACAACCGCCTGGTCGGTTATTTGGGGCAGCAACAAGTGGTGGAACTACCCCGTTTGCGAGTACATGGGTCAGCCAAAATCCGCCGTGCTCGCTGTATTAACTACCGCCATGTAATTGATAGCCTCAGGCGTAAACCCCGTGCCTTTATTTACTGCACCTGGCAGCAAGACCTATTGCCTAATCAACAATGGCGGCAGCTGTGGCAGAGGTTACAGGCTGATTTTGAAATCGATAATGCAGCGCGCATCATGGTTGAAGCCCTCTATATTGCTGCCAAGCACGATAGAGAAACTACAGTGGCCGACTATCTTGAAACCCAACTGCAGCAGGGCACTCTCAGCCTGAAGGCTCTACAGCAACAGTTCCTACTACCCCAGCAGCAATTGAGCGTACCTCAACTAAACGTACAACAACATTCGCTTTCAGCCTATGACCAACTCCTCGAAACCAAACCCGAACAATACTCTGAGCCTGATACTCAAACAGCTACGACTCTCGCACATGCTCCAACATTGGCAGACTATCGAGCAGAAGGCCACCCAACAGCATTGGGCTTACGACCGGTTCTTGCTCGCTCTGTGCGAATTGGAACTGGATTATCGCCAACAGAATCGGATCAAACGAGCTCTCGCTGA
- the queA gene encoding tRNA preQ1(34) S-adenosylmethionine ribosyltransferase-isomerase QueA, translating into MSSIDHRLSSYDYELPPEFIAQNPCVPRDRSRLMCIDVQRQISDRHFFELPQFLQPGDLLVLNNTKVIPARLYGHKETGTAVEILLTEPLAAANCWTALVKPGKRFKLGSKIIFSEQLSAEVVDYDPETRGRKLQFYLKGIDSLDQAIANLGQVPFPPYVTASQATADQYQTIYAKTPGAIAAPTAGLHFTPELLQQLSDLGVAQTQITLHVGIGTFRPVETEDITQHEIHSEWLEVNEAAIAKIKATKANGGRVIGIGTTVARSLESSKFKPYRGKTNLMIYPGYEWQVLDGLITNFHLPKSSLLMLVASFLGEDGRQFLLDAYARAITQGYRFYSFGDAMLIWRSHNSTPLTDT; encoded by the coding sequence ATGTCATCGATCGACCATCGCCTTAGCAGCTACGACTATGAACTACCCCCAGAGTTCATTGCCCAAAATCCCTGTGTACCGAGGGATCGATCGCGCCTGATGTGCATTGATGTGCAGCGCCAGATTAGCGATCGGCATTTTTTTGAACTGCCCCAATTTTTGCAACCAGGGGATTTACTGGTGCTGAATAACACCAAAGTGATTCCGGCGCGGCTCTATGGCCACAAAGAAACAGGCACGGCAGTAGAAATCCTGTTGACCGAACCATTGGCGGCGGCAAATTGCTGGACAGCATTGGTCAAGCCCGGTAAGCGGTTCAAGCTGGGTAGCAAAATTATTTTTTCCGAGCAACTCAGCGCCGAAGTGGTGGACTATGACCCGGAAACCAGGGGGCGCAAGCTGCAATTTTATTTAAAGGGGATTGATTCTCTTGATCAGGCGATCGCCAATTTGGGGCAAGTGCCTTTCCCGCCCTATGTCACAGCATCACAGGCCACCGCCGATCAATACCAAACCATCTATGCCAAAACCCCTGGCGCGATCGCTGCACCTACGGCTGGTTTGCATTTCACGCCAGAATTATTGCAACAACTCAGCGATCTTGGCGTAGCTCAAACCCAGATTACTTTGCATGTGGGGATTGGTACGTTTCGACCCGTGGAAACCGAAGACATTACCCAGCACGAGATCCACAGTGAATGGCTAGAGGTGAATGAGGCGGCGATCGCTAAAATCAAGGCAACCAAGGCCAATGGTGGTCGGGTAATTGGCATAGGAACTACGGTGGCGCGATCGCTGGAAAGCAGTAAGTTCAAGCCCTATCGCGGCAAAACCAATTTGATGATCTATCCTGGCTATGAATGGCAGGTACTAGATGGATTGATCACTAATTTTCATTTGCCCAAGTCCAGTTTGCTGATGCTGGTGGCCTCGTTTCTGGGCGAAGATGGTCGGCAGTTTTTGCTGGATGCCTATGCGCGGGCGATTACTCAGGGCTATCGCTTCTATTCCTTTGGCGATGCTATGCTAATTTGGCGATCGCATAACTCCACACCCCTAACCGATACTTGA
- a CDS encoding type II toxin-antitoxin system VapC family toxin encodes MMKAVFADTGYWIALSNIKDDLHQKALEVEHKLIAASAIIFTSEMILTEYLNHFPKGGTHIRRQAVNFISAMDQHPNVTVIPQDSNLFGRALQLYGERDDQGCSLTDCSCFIIMRDHQISEALTHDKDFEAEGFRALLRE; translated from the coding sequence ATGATGAAAGCTGTTTTTGCGGATACGGGATATTGGATCGCGCTGTCTAACATCAAAGATGACTTGCATCAGAAAGCTTTAGAGGTTGAGCACAAATTGATTGCCGCAAGTGCGATTATCTTTACTAGTGAAATGATCTTGACAGAATACCTAAATCATTTTCCTAAAGGCGGTACTCATATCCGTAGGCAAGCGGTCAATTTCATATCTGCAATGGATCAGCATCCTAACGTTACAGTAATTCCACAGGATAGCAATTTGTTTGGTAGAGCATTGCAACTTTATGGCGAAAGAGATGATCAAGGATGCAGCTTAACTGACTGTAGTTGTTTCATAATTATGCGAGATCATCAAATTAGCGAAGCTTTGACCCATGATAAAGACTTCGAAGCAGAAGGTTTTAGAGCTTTACTACGCGAATAA